One genomic window of Cricetulus griseus strain 17A/GY chromosome 3, alternate assembly CriGri-PICRH-1.0, whole genome shotgun sequence includes the following:
- the LOC100767678 gene encoding putative olfactory receptor 2W6, translating into MEINSSGADFILLGFSSRPQLEHIISVIVFIFYLVTLVGNTTIILVSYLDSQLHTPMYFFLSNLSFVDLCYTTSIVPQMLVNLWGSKKSITYGGCALQFFFALDLGATECLLLAVMAYDRYAAVCQPLHYTVIMHPVLCQKMVLSAWLGGLGSALILCSLTLKLPRCGHREVDNFFCEMPALIKMACVYSKVIEIVVFTLGVIFLLVPLSLILISYGVITQAVMKIKSATRWRKVLNTCGSHLTVVTLFYGTLIYMYMKPQNTISHEEGQFFTLFYTIVTPSLNPLIYTLRNKDVKSAVKRILGIDKHSAKV; encoded by the coding sequence ATGGAAATAAACAGCTCTGGGGCAGACTTCATTCTTCTGGGATTTTCAAGTCGTCCCCAATTGGAGCACATAATTTCTGTCATTGTCTTCATCTTCTATCTTGTGACATTGGTAGGAAACACAACCATCATTCTGGTGTCCTATTTGGACTCTCAGCTCCACACTCCCATGTATTTCTTCTTATCTAATTTGTCTTTTGTGGACCTCTGTTATACTACTAGCATTGTCCCACAGATGCTGGTAAATCTCTGGGGTTCAAAGAAGTCCATCACATATGGAGGTTGTGCACTCCAGTTTTTCTTTGCCCTGGACCTAGGAGCCACAGAATGTCTCCTTTTGGctgtgatggcctatgaccgctatgctGCAGTCTGTCAACCTCTTCACTACACAGTAATAATGCACCCTGTTCTTTGCCAGAAGATGGTGCTGTCAGCCTGGTTGGGTGGTCTTGGCAGTGCCTTAATTCTTTGTTCCTTGACTTTGAAGTTGCCAAGGTGTGGGCACCGGGAAGTGGATAATTTTTTCTGTGAAATGCCAGCATTGATCAAGATGGCCTGTGTCTATTCCAAAGTAATTGAGATTGTTGTGTTTACTCTTGGAGTTATATTTCTTTTAGTACCTCTATCACTAATCCTCATATCCTATGGAGTTATTACTCAGGCTGTGATGAAGATCAAGTCAGCAACAAGGTGGAGAAAGGTCCTTAATACATGTGGTTCCCACCTCACAGTCGTAACCCTGTTTTATGGAAcactcatatatatgtacatgaagCCACAGAATACCATATCCCATGAGGAAGGAcagttttttactcttttttacaCCATTGTCACCCCCAGCCTTAACCCTTTGATCTACACCTTAAGAAATAAAGATGTAAAGAGTGCAGTGAAGAGAATTCTAGGAATAGACAAACATTCTGCCAAAGTGTGA